The following are encoded together in the Syngnathus typhle isolate RoL2023-S1 ecotype Sweden linkage group LG5, RoL_Styp_1.0, whole genome shotgun sequence genome:
- the LOC133153819 gene encoding coiled-coil domain-containing protein 112 isoform X1, with translation MPQSNMAAIATARQQSSVAITVDSPADRDSEEQKEFRLKATQFLKEAQSTRRLVNRLEKDRSLSVECKKNGWSDMATELDEYEKTLVKQRSAHKTQLRKQLAKIKDGVKEFQQQLINMTPSTELIEKLKESMSEVEFSINNLKEEQSMCFGELLKEERTCSLEMEAYERKVENWSQPRKSNSKVSAASTVKQSKALDQDLPSEVRALEAFLQKTGGVCGGWEEFDHQAFLKAWTKRGGRAGFRKEAKLYLPGKSQEEIEEHERWYQELIYLQEKKREAIQRWRNKKELARKTHLQKEVEVEEVERRKKDARCQEKKQESKSANRKAKCSFEIVMLLFRSEEKKSARRLEVRKEVKRSKEVQAEEQKRPEEGHKNGMAKEAKSKPREQLQGERGEEGNLRRTRKRKQTTKDIQSSIKRDLERVQTKRQEKLLRQKEDGERLERIMAKLKDKVDGHIVRDPSRLTRPTKGWEERMKSMRTSGGGTPLLMSHRTSPTWRLGL, from the exons ATGCCTCAATCAAACATGGCAGCCATAGCAACCGCCCGTCAACAATCCTCGGTAGCCATCACG GTTGATTCTCCTGCTGATCGGGACAGTGAGGAACAGAAAGAGTTCAGACTGAAAGCCACCCAGTTTCTCAAGGAAGCCCAAAGCACCAGGAGGCT GGTTAACAGGTTGGAAAAAGACAGGTCGTTGAGTGTCGAGTGTAAGAAAAATGGATGGTCTGACATGGCAACAGAGCTGGACGAGTATGAGAAAACACTGGTTAAACAGAGAAGTGCACATA AAACGCAACTGCGAAAGCAGCTGGCTAAGATTAAAGATGGCGTCAAAGAGTTCCAGCAACAATTAATAAACATGACACCAAGTACAGAGT TGATTGAGAAGCTGAAGGAGAGCATGTCTGAGGTGGAATTTTCAATCAACAATTTGAAAGAGGAGCAGAGCATGTG CTTCGGAGAATTGTTAAAAGAGGAGAGGACGTGCTCACTGGAGATGGAAGCCTATGAGAGGAAGGTTGAAAATTGGAGTCAGCCCAGAAAGTCAAACTCTAAAGTCTCTGCTGCTTCAACTGTTAAG CAGAGCAAAGCCTTGGACCAAGACCTCCCTTCCGAGGTCCGAGCTCTGGAAGCTTTCCTTCAAAAGACGGGAGGCGTCTGCGGCGGTTGGGAGGAGTTTGATCACCAGGCCTTCCTCAAG GCATGGACGAagcgcggcgggcgggcgggcttcAGGAAAGAAGCGAAACTGTAtctacccggtaaaagtcaggAGGAGATTGAGGAACATGAGCGCTGGTACCAAGAGCTGATCTACCTCCAAGAAAAGAAGAGAGAG GCCATCCAAAGGTGGAGGAACAAGAAGGAATTGGCACGCAAAACGCATTTGCAGAAAGAGGTGGAAGTGGAAGAAGTTGAGAGGAGGAAGAAAGACGCACGGTGCCAGGAGAAAAAGCAAGAGAGTAAAAGTGCAAACAGAAAAGCAAAATGTTCATTTGAGATTGTTATGTTACTTTTTAGAAGTGAGGAGAAGAAGTCTGCTCGGCGACTGGAGGTGAGGAAGGAGGTCAAGAGAAGCAAAGAGGTGCAGGCAGAGGAGCAGAAACGACCAGAGGAGGGCCACAAAAATGGAATGGCCAAG GAGGCCAAGTCGAAGCCCCGCGAGCAACTGCaaggagagagaggagaagaGGGAAACCTCAGGCGGACAAGGAAAAGAAAGCAGACAACAAAAGACATCCAGTCCTCGATTAAAAGG GATCTCGAGCGAGTGCAGACCAAGCGTCAGGAAAAGCTGCTGAGGCAAAAGGAGGACGGAGAGCGTCTGGAGAGGATCATGGCGAAGCTGAAGGACAAA GTGGACGGTCACATAGTCAGAGACCCATCTAGGCTGACACGACCCACTAAGGGATGGGAGGAGCGTATGAAGAGCATGAGAACTTCGGGAGGAGGAACTccacttctcatgtctcacag AACTAGTCCCACGTGGAGACTGGGTCTGTGA
- the LOC133153819 gene encoding coiled-coil domain-containing protein 112 isoform X4, with translation MPQSNMAAIATARQQSSVAITVDSPADRDSEEQKEFRLKATQFLKEAQSTRRLVNRLEKDRSLSVECKKNGWSDMATELDEYEKTLVKQRSAHKTQLRKQLAKIKDGVKEFQQQLINMTPSTELIEKLKESMSEVEFSINNLKEEQSMCFGELLKEERTCSLEMEAYERKVENWSQPRKSNSKVSAASTVKQSKALDQDLPSEVRALEAFLQKTGGVCGGWEEFDHQAFLKAWTKRGGRAGFRKEAKLYLPGKSQEEIEEHERWYQELIYLQEKKREAIQRWRNKKELARKTHLQKEVEVEEVERRKKDARCQEKKQESKSANRKAKCSFEIVMLLFRSEEKKSARRLEVRKEVKRSKEVQAEEQKRPEEGHKNGMAKEAKSKPREQLQGERGEEGNLRRTRKRKQTTKDIQSSIKR, from the exons ATGCCTCAATCAAACATGGCAGCCATAGCAACCGCCCGTCAACAATCCTCGGTAGCCATCACG GTTGATTCTCCTGCTGATCGGGACAGTGAGGAACAGAAAGAGTTCAGACTGAAAGCCACCCAGTTTCTCAAGGAAGCCCAAAGCACCAGGAGGCT GGTTAACAGGTTGGAAAAAGACAGGTCGTTGAGTGTCGAGTGTAAGAAAAATGGATGGTCTGACATGGCAACAGAGCTGGACGAGTATGAGAAAACACTGGTTAAACAGAGAAGTGCACATA AAACGCAACTGCGAAAGCAGCTGGCTAAGATTAAAGATGGCGTCAAAGAGTTCCAGCAACAATTAATAAACATGACACCAAGTACAGAGT TGATTGAGAAGCTGAAGGAGAGCATGTCTGAGGTGGAATTTTCAATCAACAATTTGAAAGAGGAGCAGAGCATGTG CTTCGGAGAATTGTTAAAAGAGGAGAGGACGTGCTCACTGGAGATGGAAGCCTATGAGAGGAAGGTTGAAAATTGGAGTCAGCCCAGAAAGTCAAACTCTAAAGTCTCTGCTGCTTCAACTGTTAAG CAGAGCAAAGCCTTGGACCAAGACCTCCCTTCCGAGGTCCGAGCTCTGGAAGCTTTCCTTCAAAAGACGGGAGGCGTCTGCGGCGGTTGGGAGGAGTTTGATCACCAGGCCTTCCTCAAG GCATGGACGAagcgcggcgggcgggcgggcttcAGGAAAGAAGCGAAACTGTAtctacccggtaaaagtcaggAGGAGATTGAGGAACATGAGCGCTGGTACCAAGAGCTGATCTACCTCCAAGAAAAGAAGAGAGAG GCCATCCAAAGGTGGAGGAACAAGAAGGAATTGGCACGCAAAACGCATTTGCAGAAAGAGGTGGAAGTGGAAGAAGTTGAGAGGAGGAAGAAAGACGCACGGTGCCAGGAGAAAAAGCAAGAGAGTAAAAGTGCAAACAGAAAAGCAAAATGTTCATTTGAGATTGTTATGTTACTTTTTAGAAGTGAGGAGAAGAAGTCTGCTCGGCGACTGGAGGTGAGGAAGGAGGTCAAGAGAAGCAAAGAGGTGCAGGCAGAGGAGCAGAAACGACCAGAGGAGGGCCACAAAAATGGAATGGCCAAG GAGGCCAAGTCGAAGCCCCGCGAGCAACTGCaaggagagagaggagaagaGGGAAACCTCAGGCGGACAAGGAAAAGAAAGCAGACAACAAAAGACATCCAGTCCTCGATTAAAAGG TGA
- the LOC133153819 gene encoding coiled-coil domain-containing protein 112 isoform X3, which yields MPQSNMAAIATARQQSSVAITVDSPADRDSEEQKEFRLKATQFLKEAQSTRRLVNRLEKDRSLSVECKKNGWSDMATELDEYEKTLVKQRSAHKTQLRKQLAKIKDGVKEFQQQLINMTPSTELIEKLKESMSEVEFSINNLKEEQSMCFGELLKEERTCSLEMEAYERKVENWSQPRKSNSKVSAASTVKQSKALDQDLPSEVRALEAFLQKTGGVCGGWEEFDHQAFLKAWTKRGGRAGFRKEAKLYLPGKSQEEIEEHERWYQELIYLQEKKREAIQRWRNKKELARKTHLQKEVEVEEVERRKKDARSEEKKSARRLEVRKEVKRSKEVQAEEQKRPEEGHKNGMAKEAKSKPREQLQGERGEEGNLRRTRKRKQTTKDIQSSIKRDLERVQTKRQEKLLRQKEDGERLERIMAKLKDKVDGHIVRDPSRLTRPTKGWEERMKSMRTSGGGTPLLMSHRTSPTWRLGL from the exons ATGCCTCAATCAAACATGGCAGCCATAGCAACCGCCCGTCAACAATCCTCGGTAGCCATCACG GTTGATTCTCCTGCTGATCGGGACAGTGAGGAACAGAAAGAGTTCAGACTGAAAGCCACCCAGTTTCTCAAGGAAGCCCAAAGCACCAGGAGGCT GGTTAACAGGTTGGAAAAAGACAGGTCGTTGAGTGTCGAGTGTAAGAAAAATGGATGGTCTGACATGGCAACAGAGCTGGACGAGTATGAGAAAACACTGGTTAAACAGAGAAGTGCACATA AAACGCAACTGCGAAAGCAGCTGGCTAAGATTAAAGATGGCGTCAAAGAGTTCCAGCAACAATTAATAAACATGACACCAAGTACAGAGT TGATTGAGAAGCTGAAGGAGAGCATGTCTGAGGTGGAATTTTCAATCAACAATTTGAAAGAGGAGCAGAGCATGTG CTTCGGAGAATTGTTAAAAGAGGAGAGGACGTGCTCACTGGAGATGGAAGCCTATGAGAGGAAGGTTGAAAATTGGAGTCAGCCCAGAAAGTCAAACTCTAAAGTCTCTGCTGCTTCAACTGTTAAG CAGAGCAAAGCCTTGGACCAAGACCTCCCTTCCGAGGTCCGAGCTCTGGAAGCTTTCCTTCAAAAGACGGGAGGCGTCTGCGGCGGTTGGGAGGAGTTTGATCACCAGGCCTTCCTCAAG GCATGGACGAagcgcggcgggcgggcgggcttcAGGAAAGAAGCGAAACTGTAtctacccggtaaaagtcaggAGGAGATTGAGGAACATGAGCGCTGGTACCAAGAGCTGATCTACCTCCAAGAAAAGAAGAGAGAG GCCATCCAAAGGTGGAGGAACAAGAAGGAATTGGCACGCAAAACGCATTTGCAGAAAGAGGTGGAAGTGGAAGAAGTTGAGAGGAGGAAGAAAGACGCACG AAGTGAGGAGAAGAAGTCTGCTCGGCGACTGGAGGTGAGGAAGGAGGTCAAGAGAAGCAAAGAGGTGCAGGCAGAGGAGCAGAAACGACCAGAGGAGGGCCACAAAAATGGAATGGCCAAG GAGGCCAAGTCGAAGCCCCGCGAGCAACTGCaaggagagagaggagaagaGGGAAACCTCAGGCGGACAAGGAAAAGAAAGCAGACAACAAAAGACATCCAGTCCTCGATTAAAAGG GATCTCGAGCGAGTGCAGACCAAGCGTCAGGAAAAGCTGCTGAGGCAAAAGGAGGACGGAGAGCGTCTGGAGAGGATCATGGCGAAGCTGAAGGACAAA GTGGACGGTCACATAGTCAGAGACCCATCTAGGCTGACACGACCCACTAAGGGATGGGAGGAGCGTATGAAGAGCATGAGAACTTCGGGAGGAGGAACTccacttctcatgtctcacag AACTAGTCCCACGTGGAGACTGGGTCTGTGA
- the LOC133153819 gene encoding coiled-coil domain-containing protein 112 isoform X2 — MPQSNMAAIATARQQSSVAITVDSPADRDSEEQKEFRLKATQFLKEAQSTRRLVNRLEKDRSLSVECKKNGWSDMATELDEYEKTLVKQRSAHKTQLRKQLAKIKDGVKEFQQQLINMTPSTELIEKLKESMSEVEFSINNLKEEQSMCFGELLKEERTCSLEMEAYERKVENWSQPRKSNSKVSAASTVKSKALDQDLPSEVRALEAFLQKTGGVCGGWEEFDHQAFLKAWTKRGGRAGFRKEAKLYLPGKSQEEIEEHERWYQELIYLQEKKREAIQRWRNKKELARKTHLQKEVEVEEVERRKKDARCQEKKQESKSANRKAKCSFEIVMLLFRSEEKKSARRLEVRKEVKRSKEVQAEEQKRPEEGHKNGMAKEAKSKPREQLQGERGEEGNLRRTRKRKQTTKDIQSSIKRDLERVQTKRQEKLLRQKEDGERLERIMAKLKDKVDGHIVRDPSRLTRPTKGWEERMKSMRTSGGGTPLLMSHRTSPTWRLGL, encoded by the exons ATGCCTCAATCAAACATGGCAGCCATAGCAACCGCCCGTCAACAATCCTCGGTAGCCATCACG GTTGATTCTCCTGCTGATCGGGACAGTGAGGAACAGAAAGAGTTCAGACTGAAAGCCACCCAGTTTCTCAAGGAAGCCCAAAGCACCAGGAGGCT GGTTAACAGGTTGGAAAAAGACAGGTCGTTGAGTGTCGAGTGTAAGAAAAATGGATGGTCTGACATGGCAACAGAGCTGGACGAGTATGAGAAAACACTGGTTAAACAGAGAAGTGCACATA AAACGCAACTGCGAAAGCAGCTGGCTAAGATTAAAGATGGCGTCAAAGAGTTCCAGCAACAATTAATAAACATGACACCAAGTACAGAGT TGATTGAGAAGCTGAAGGAGAGCATGTCTGAGGTGGAATTTTCAATCAACAATTTGAAAGAGGAGCAGAGCATGTG CTTCGGAGAATTGTTAAAAGAGGAGAGGACGTGCTCACTGGAGATGGAAGCCTATGAGAGGAAGGTTGAAAATTGGAGTCAGCCCAGAAAGTCAAACTCTAAAGTCTCTGCTGCTTCAACTGTTAAG AGCAAAGCCTTGGACCAAGACCTCCCTTCCGAGGTCCGAGCTCTGGAAGCTTTCCTTCAAAAGACGGGAGGCGTCTGCGGCGGTTGGGAGGAGTTTGATCACCAGGCCTTCCTCAAG GCATGGACGAagcgcggcgggcgggcgggcttcAGGAAAGAAGCGAAACTGTAtctacccggtaaaagtcaggAGGAGATTGAGGAACATGAGCGCTGGTACCAAGAGCTGATCTACCTCCAAGAAAAGAAGAGAGAG GCCATCCAAAGGTGGAGGAACAAGAAGGAATTGGCACGCAAAACGCATTTGCAGAAAGAGGTGGAAGTGGAAGAAGTTGAGAGGAGGAAGAAAGACGCACGGTGCCAGGAGAAAAAGCAAGAGAGTAAAAGTGCAAACAGAAAAGCAAAATGTTCATTTGAGATTGTTATGTTACTTTTTAGAAGTGAGGAGAAGAAGTCTGCTCGGCGACTGGAGGTGAGGAAGGAGGTCAAGAGAAGCAAAGAGGTGCAGGCAGAGGAGCAGAAACGACCAGAGGAGGGCCACAAAAATGGAATGGCCAAG GAGGCCAAGTCGAAGCCCCGCGAGCAACTGCaaggagagagaggagaagaGGGAAACCTCAGGCGGACAAGGAAAAGAAAGCAGACAACAAAAGACATCCAGTCCTCGATTAAAAGG GATCTCGAGCGAGTGCAGACCAAGCGTCAGGAAAAGCTGCTGAGGCAAAAGGAGGACGGAGAGCGTCTGGAGAGGATCATGGCGAAGCTGAAGGACAAA GTGGACGGTCACATAGTCAGAGACCCATCTAGGCTGACACGACCCACTAAGGGATGGGAGGAGCGTATGAAGAGCATGAGAACTTCGGGAGGAGGAACTccacttctcatgtctcacag AACTAGTCCCACGTGGAGACTGGGTCTGTGA